In Ammospiza nelsoni isolate bAmmNel1 chromosome 11, bAmmNel1.pri, whole genome shotgun sequence, the genomic window cctggaagtgctccAGGCCGGGTCAGTTGGGGCTTGGAGCGGAAGGTGTGTGTGCCCACGGCAGGGACTGGAGCCGGACGGTGTTTAGGTCCCTTCAGCCGCTGAGCCGAAGCTCCGGAGGCGCTGTGAGGGCGGGCGCggtgccccggccccgcctcccGGACGTGCCGGGCCGGACGCGGCTGCGCCGGGCCCGGGTGCGACGTGGATCCGGCGGCGCCTGCGCGGGGCCCTCGCTCCGCTCCGTTCCGCTCCCTCAGCGCCGCGCCCGGCCCagcccgccggccccgccggcagcgggggcagccctggggaacGGGCGCTGCGGAGCCGCCGAGGATGAGCTGGTTCAACGCCTCGCAGCTGTCCAGCTTCGCCAAGCAGGCGCTGTCGCAGGCGCAGAAGTCCATCGACCGGGTGCTGGACATCCAGGCCGAGGAGACCCCCTGGCCCGACGCCGTCATCCCCGACTACGGTGACGGTAAGGGCTCGGTCCGGCCGCCGTGCCGAGCCTCGCGGCCCCAGCCTCGCCCGCCTCCTCCGCTGTCTCTTCTTACCCTGGCGAGGTTTAACCGGCCCTCCTCCCAAAGCCGCCCCGGGTTTTATAATTCAGAGCCCCCTGTGGTTTAATTATCCGCGTTCTGCTCCCTCCCGTGCCGGGGGACACCGACACGAAGCCggggcaggctcagctcagaGCCTGGCTGGTGTCACCAGTGTCCTGCTTTTATCGCATAAGTAGCACTGAGCTTCATATCCCTGCTTCTCGAGACGttatttgtttatatttgttttctgaGGGGCTAATAATTGGTAAAAACTCAGTAATATAAAAGGGGAAATCATGCTGTTTTCAGAGGCTTCCATGGATTCACTCTCTGCAacagggagggcagaggagaAGCTGAAAGTCTGGTCCATGTGAACGAAATGAAATTTCCACTTTTCGTGGCTTCCAGTTCATAATCCTCCAACATCTGTCGAAAGGAATGTGCTGGTGGAAAAGTTGTCATGGCTATGAGGAAGTGTCTCCCCTGTGCGTGTGCTAATGGAGAGCCTGAAGGAATGGTCAGCCCTAAGCTGCTGTTTAAAAGGGAGAGAGCAAAAAGAGCCCTCGTATTAGAAACTGCccccaaaataataataataataataataataataataataataataataataataataataataataataataataataataataattcaatATAATAATAAACAACATATGGGAAATGAAGTAATCTGGAATTAGTGTCATTGCTACAACTGTATCTAGAAAAACTACGCATatttggaggaggaggaggttaTGTCCAGGTGAAGCCACAGCAGTGATATTTCTGAAACTGAAAGCTGTAGCaactgaaaatgttttccaggTCGGTTGCTCAGCAAAGTCAGTTTTGGATGTCTTTATCCCCTTGAGGGCTTGGCAATCATATAAGTGGTCTGGTGTCAtcttaaaatgaattatttatagAAAACTCTGTCATGCTTAATTTCTCAAAGCTTTAGACTTGtccaaatttttaaaattttatttgtgtcTTAGTATTTATGGTAGTTCTGTAATTCATAAGAAGAGCAGCAAAGATCAGCCTGCATCTGGTTTTGAGGGAAAACCTTCTTGTTCTTAAGAGATGTCAAAATATGTTCTGAATGTTACAGTTAAATCAGCTTTTTCTGAAGCTGTTGAATCATGGACAAGGTAGCAATAAGTGAGATGTTTGTAGTAATAAATCACATGTTTGTAGTATTTTGGGCaatgaaaacagtaattatTTGGATTTGAGGCCAACAGCTATCAACTGTTCTGAAAGTAGAAGCCAGCTTTAAATATTGTAACTCAGTTTTTAATAGATGCTGCTGTTTAGAGTGAGTTTGTTTTTAAGTAGCCTGAAATAGTTATGTTACCCAGATTATATTTTAGGTACAAAATTGGATACTGTTttttggcttctctttcttACTTCAGATGCTTCTGAAATTTGATGCTGAAATTCTTGTTCTTGCTGTTGACAagtcctggaaaagctgcaagaAATACAATAATTGGAATTGTTGATGTTGTTTTAGGGTAGCTTCAGAACTGAACAATTCAGTATTTCTctgcagaagaggaaaattctcagctgggctgctgctgatttttatTGTCAGCTCCATGCTGATGCTTGGTGTAtgaggaaaaatgaaatcttGTCAGAAACTGAAGGGCAAGAACCCTTCTTACAGTGTAAATGCTGCAAATACTCAAAGGTTTTCCCCTTCTTCTGTAATGGTGTGTGAAGTGCTTATGTGCTATTTGCAGATAACTTTTAAGACCttgtaattttttcctcctttttaatcAGTATAATTCTCCTAACTACAGCTTTTCATGTTGTTTTGCCTGCACTCCTTTCACTGTAGGGAAGCAggaatttttgcttttgcttgtAGCCTTCAAAGTGGGGTTTATTTGCCtatctcccttttttcctttattttaggAACAAATTCTCTCATAAGTGGAGGATGGGACACATCATCCTGGGGCTTGAACTCAACTACAGAACCCCAGCACCAGCCAGTGTCACCCACAGCCATCACAAAGCCTGTGAGGAGGACGGTTGTGGATGAATCTGAAAACTTCTTCAGTGCCTTTCTCTCTCCAACAGATGTTCAGAGTATACAGAAAAACCCAGTGGTGTCCAAGCCTCCAGCCAAATCACAGCGACCCAAAGAGGAGGTGAAAAGCACTTTGAAGGAGTCTCAGCACTCCAGTCAGCTGGAAGGGCCAGtggcagcagagacagaggTCAAGGATTCCTCTGGAGCTGTCCTGGACTTGAAAAGCCTTGATATTCCCAAGGAGAAATTGGAAGAGAATGCTGTGCTTCAGTCTGATGGCCAGCATGAAGCAAGCACAAATGAAGCTACTGACAAAAAGGTGTCTGCTCTAAATTTTGAAGAACCTGAAGATTCTCCTACTGAAAAATCCAGTgtgggaggggatggagcagggggtGCACCCGAGGGCACTGCTCAGCCCCTTGGAGCAGGCACGAAAGACCTGGGCttggaggggaaggagagaaagacTGAGGACAGACAAAGCAATACCCCATCACCTCCCATCAGCACCTTCTCCTCAGGCACTTCCACAACCAGTGATATTGAAGTTCTGGACCACGAAAGTGTGATAAGTGAGAGCTCAGTAAGCTCCAGACAAGAAGCTGCAGATTCCAAATCCAGCCTTCACCTCATGCAGACGTCGTTCCAGCTCCTGTCCACGTCTGCCTGCGCGGATTATAATCGCTTAGAGGACTTCCAGAAAATGACTGAGAGCTGTGGCTCCTCAGATGCCTTTGAAAGAATTGATTCATTCAGTGTGCAGTCCTTGGACAGCAGGAGTGTCAGTGAAATAAATTCAGATGATGAGTTATCAGGCAGGGCTTCTGCTTCGGCGTCTGTCGCTGTCAGTCCTTCCGTGCCAAAGACAGAAACGGTTGACGccctgaaaaataaatctgaaaactTGAATGATGCTCCTGTGCTGCATGCTGAGGAGGCTGAGATGGAAGAGAGTGGGAGAAGTGCAACCCCTGTTAATTCTGAGCAGCCAGATGTTGTTTTGGTTGCTGCTGTGCAAACTGTTGAAGAGCAGGTGGTGAAGGAGGAGGCCGAGCCccagcaggatgctggggaACCATTGGTAGAACAGGACACTGAAAAGCAAGAGCttaaaaaggtaaataaaaCATGTATTGCAAACAcaccttttaattgcaaatGAGCCTCCTGACATTCCCTTACATTGTCCTGTATCTCTTAGATCAGCTTATTTGAATGAATTAATCAATGCTGAGCTATCTGACCCTGTAGAAAACTGTCCCTGATATCCTGCAGTGGAACAGTACTGGTAAAATTTCTGATCAGATACTTGTGGGTTTCACCTGACCCACCTGGTTGTCATTGTTGTGAATTGTGAGTAGAGGTGGCAAACAGGAAGCCTAATAAGTCAAATGTGTTATTTTAGTTCTTTGGTGTTTACATTTGTATATTTTCTTGTATTATCTATGTTCAACTTTCCAAAATCTGgtattaagaaattattttgaggATGTGAGCTAAAAGCTTTTGACCCTGAATGAAAGTTTTCCTCCCTCATCTGAGGGTAttctgctgctttgtgctgaTGCTTCACAGAGGAGACCTTCCTacagaaattattctgtaaAGAACATTGTGAGTCTTCATGTTTAATGTAAGCCATAGTTTTATAGACTATCAGCTCTAGTTAAAAGCTTCATGTAAAATTAAACTGTATCACAGCTGATGATTTTGTTGAGGAACTCACTTGAGCCACGTGTGCTGATTTAGTAGGATTCCTACACCTAGAGAAAACAGTTGTCTTTATGTTCAGGTGTGTGGCAGAAACATGATAATCCTCACTGACTTCTGCCCCAAATTCCTGAAACATGGACCACTTCAATTTTAAATAGTCTTGTGAGGGAAtaggagggaggagaagggaaagccTGCCCCTCCTGTGTTTTAATTGTCCCATTAATCTGCTCTGTATCTATAAAACCTTGTCCAGATGATTGATGCATTAACTGAGAAGCTGGAGAAGAGGGAAATACAGTTATTAAGCACTAGCAAAGAGAGGGCTCGCTTGGAAGAAGCTTATGATAACCTCAAAGAGTAAGTATGAAAATGCACTCAGTGCTGTAATTGACTTTGCTGTAATAAAATGTTAGATAATAGATCAAACAAGGAGCTTTGTGACTGGAGCAAAGGTTACAGGGGATGTGCACTGTTTGGGAAAGGTGGCAATAATGATGGCATGTGCtgtgaagggattttttaaagacaTGTTATTTTTTGGAGCCAAAATCTCTTttgggagggggctggggaaagaGTTTTTAATAAGCAAGCAGTAGGAATGACAAATGTGGAGAATCAGTCTTGGTCACTAATAAAGATCTTTATCATAAGACTGGATTCAGCTATTAAGAGAGACTGACTTTACTGATACAGAGGGAGGAACCTGATTTATTAAGCAATTTGTTGACTGAAATGTAGGCAGGGACACTATGGAAGAAGGGCTGGTTGTAGGGGAAAACCTGAAATTATTGTTTCATTTGGTTAagttaaaaggggaaaaagtgGAAAGTTGTATTTACCAGCTCTGATCAAATATTGAGTTATAAAATTTACAGATATATGATGCTGGTTTTTAATGACCAAATTGATCCTAActtaaaaaatagattaaataatTTACCCTTTATATGATACAGATTATGGTTAACTAAAAAGGACTTTTTCAAGGAGAAAACATTTAAGCTAAATCAAGCATTTAGTTGTTTTCATGGGTAAACTACTGAATTGATAAAGGGCTTTGATTAGGACTTCTGATACAGCTGTGAGGTTTTTTGACTTTACCATATCATGtgtaataaaagtaaaatacttCTGAAAAGCATTTAAGACAACTTGTTGCAAACTGTTTGGAGTGTCACATACCCATGCAAGTgttctgaaatattaattttgaatgCAGTGAAATGTTTAGAATGAAAGAAGAGAGCAGCAGCCTTTCATCTCTTAAAGAGGAATTTGCTCAGCGAATTGCAGATGCTGAGAAGAAGCTCCAGCTAGCCTGCAAAGAGAGAGATGCAGCTAAAAAGGTGATTTGGCTGTTTTTTcatgaaattaatatttattagtTTATGACACAATTGAATTTCTTGAGGAAAAGCAATTAATATTAACCCAGGGAGAATCATGAGGCTGGTAGTGACCAGCATGAGCTGTTTCCAGCCATCCAGGCTGCTTGGTGTTCAAATCTGTGTTCTTGCATCCATGCTGTGAACCAGCTTGGGGAACTCATTTAATtgggaaaaaagagatttaatGTGTGCTCTCATTCACCTTGTACCAAATAATTATTTGCATTGGTGAGGGAGATGTGAGGAAGGGGTGAAGAATGGGAATGGCTTCTTTAGAGGATTAGCTGGGAGGAAAATTAAGGGCTGATGGCAGATTGATTTGGAACAAGCAAAGAAATCTACAGCAGCAAAGTTTGAGCTTTAAATGTTCTTGACCTGGTGTCACAGCATTTAATTTCTGTAGCTTAATGCAGAGAGGAAACTCAAATCTgactgaaaaacaaatatttttcagctgtttgtcACTGTGTTAACACAGCAGTGAGTTGAACTAGAAAAATTATTCAGTTGCTATGTGTGAATAGGACAGGTTGGTTTTTCTCTATTGCAAAAGTTTCAAGAAAATTGAATTGATGGGGAAGTTAGAACAAATTGTACAGAGGATTTACAGAGTTTCAATCCTTGGAGGTTTTTAAAACTTGATGCAATaaggctctgagcaatctgtttTGATCAGATAATCTCCAgagttcccttccaacctaaattgTTTTCCAAGCAAAGTCTTGTGAGAGGAAGGGCAGAAGGAAAAGGTAATCAGTGTAGCTCACTCTGTGTTTTTCCCTCCAtgtattttaataaacaatCTTAAGTATTTTATCCTATTATTTAGGAAGTAAAGACTGTTAAAGAGGAATTGGCTACTAGACTTAATACCAATGAAACTGCTGAattattgaaagaaaaagaagagcaaatCAAAGGATTAATGGAGGAAGgtgagaattaattttttttttggtagtagAAATGTGTAGGATAGTTTGAAATGTGGTGGCCTTGCACACAAGCCTTGTTGTGTGGGAAAAAAGTGCTAAATTTGAAGCCTGTTGAATGTGTCTGAATGTTTTAAGCATTTAGTGAATAGCAAAGTGTAACAGGAGGGGTCTGGCAGGTACAGGTGGCTGCAGAGGTGATTCCTACAAGATGCATTAAAAGCTGCTGAGGGATAAAACCAGCATGTGCAGAACAGCATTCCATGTTCCATGCAGAAGAAATCTAATGAGGGCATTGTTCATGGCATTTCTATAGTGTCTCCTTCAATACTTCTTAATTTTGGAATTGAAATATAGATACTAAATGagaagataatattttttctaacGTGATGAGCTCACTTGCTTCATTTTCAAAGCCTTTTACATCCTATCCTCTCTCACTGTAGCTCAGTGTAGCAAAGATATCTCAGGATaagatatatttaaatttaagaaCTTGCATGAAAAATTGTAAGAATAAGTATTTCCATATTTACTGTAGTATTATTTTCATTAAGCTAAAGAGCAAATTTGGTGTGAATAGAGACAATCCATAGGATATCATCAATATGCACTGGCTTCATGTTCAATTTCTTCACAGGAGAAAAGCTTTCtaaacagcagctgcagaattCCAACATTATTAAGAAATTAAGAgccaaagagaaagagagagaaaatattaacACAAAACAGAGCAAGAGGATTAAGGAATTGGAAGAGGAGTTGCAGCATTTAAAACAGGTGAGATAGTTGTTGAAATTTTTGTTTAGAAGTTTTTATGTTAGCTGCAAAATAGCCTTTTGGGAAGGCTCTTGATaaattgacattttttttttgttttctggagaCTTCTCTAtttcatagaatcccagaatggtttgggttggaagggagcctaaagcccatccagtgccatccccttccactgtcccaggctgctccaagccccatccagccttgtacactgccagggatggggtagTCCCAGTTTCTCTGAGCAATCTGTGCCAGGCTTTCACCATCTCACATGATTGGAGCACTGAGTTGTGATTTATATATGTATTCCTTGTAAAACTGCAGTGAGGGACCTTCTGAGCTGTTTGTTTGCACTTGCACTGCTGTTACCATGTGAGCTGGAAAACCTGCACCACCAAAATTTGGACAGTTAGTGATTGAGTCAAGATTTTACAAATTTCAGACCCAGGATGTGGAGTTGTGTGAAGTGGTGGTGTAAAGCAGCTCCCTCCTCTGGGCAAGGCAGGGAAGCAAAACCTTTCTCTTTCTGCCAGGTGTTAGATGGGTTTAGCCACTTATCCCAAACTGGCTGCCACTGTTGTCCCTGTCCTCAGGCAGTGCTGTCAGCCCCATGTCCTGGGGTTTGTTTCATGTTTCCTGTCTGCCCTGACAGGTGCTTGATGGCAAGGAGGACCTTGAGAAGCAGCATCGAGACAGCATTAAACAGCTGAACAGTGTTGTGGAGAGGCAAGAAAAGGACCTTACTAAACTTCAGGCACAAGTGGAGGAACTTGAAGAAAGGAACAGGAGTGTGCAGGCAGCACTCGACAGTGCCTACAAGTAAGCAAAACAATCACACCTTCAGATTATGGCTCTTTGTTGTGCAATGcttgtgaaatatttaaatggaaCAAAGTTACTTTCCAAGTTGCTGTTGGCATTTAAATGTACTGaggtttgtttatttctttctttggttCTTTCTTCTCAGGGAAGTTGCAGATCTTCATAAAGCTAATGCCACAAAGGACAGTGAGGCTCAGGAAGCAGCCCTGAGTCGGGAGATGAAGGCCAAGGAGGAGCTTGGGTTAGCACTGGAAAAGGCCCAGGAGGAGGCTcggcagcagcaggaagcttTGGCAATCCAGGTGGgtctgaaatgcagcaataaaCTCTGTAAATCAACAGGTGACTGCACTGACTGCTGTGTGCACCTGATGGAATGCACCAGGTGGAACTCGTTTTTGTGTACTTAGCAAATACCCAGAGGATTTCTTCCCTGTGGAACTTGTTCCATATTTATTCATGGATTGCTTGTGTTAACctttaaaatactaattttatttaaaagtatttataaTTTTACCTATCTAGATTAAATTACTTTGACAGGCTCTATATTAAGTTTGTGGTACTCTTACCTGTTAGAATTTTTAGTGATAAATAAATCAGTGTAACTGTTTGTGTACGTGCAAAAATGAAGCTTTTACTTGTAGACAAACATATCACTGTTTGAAAATGGTGTGGGACTGTGGCAAGGAATAGGTGATGATAGAACTTTTGGCAAGAGTTTAGCAACAATTTCTTGTTTATTTAGGTGGCAGACCTGAGGCTGGCACTGCAAcgtgcagagcagcaggcagcaagAAAAGAAGATTATTTACGGCAGGAAATTGGTGAACTACAACAGGTACTGGAATAAACAGATGATGCCCACTTGCACCTGCAAGGAGGACttctaaaaacccaaaaataaaatgctaCCATGGCATGAACAGCCTGAAAGAGaggctttgttttccttgttaCCTGCACTGGTTGTCCTTTACAGAGgagcaataaaaatgttaatggaaatgtttttttaaatcacataGTGGAAAAAGTTATCTTAGTTTTCTATTATGTCTCTTAAATAGAATGCTGTCCTTTTTTAATATGAGACAAAATACAGACATTAATTTTTTGATAGTTGTCTAAAATTGTTGGCAAATGCACTATGGATGATCTTTATCTGCTtcttaagaatatttttattgttcttaAGGGTCAGAGTATAGATGGttgccaaaatatttcaaattatatCCAGAGCTCTGGAATTTTTGGGCCCTTGCTCTGTTATGTATCTAAAAATGTTTTACTTCTCTCCTGGAATTTCACACTTTGAGTTTGAAGCACATGAACATGAGATTGTAAAGCAGTAATCTTAGAATGTAAAGCAGCTGCTATTTATTTAGATGAACTCTATGAATGAATCTTCCAATCCATCATACAAATCTTTCAGTCCATCATAtgatttaaattatatttgattTGTGATTTCAGAGACTTCAggaagcagagagcaggaacCAAGAGCTGAGCCAAAGTGTGACCTCTGCTACACGGCCCCTGCTGAGGCAGATAGAGAACCTGCAGGCCACGCTGGGAGCCCAGACCTCTGCTTGGGAGAAACTGGAGAAGAACCTTTCTGACAGGCTGGGTAAGGTGGGAGGCTCTGGGTGAAGATGAGAGATGTGGGAAGGTAAATGTCAAGGGCTTAATTAACACTTGCCCAAAGTGTAGATGGTGGATCAGGAGAGAGGAGCACCAAATGCTTTCCTGTAAGGAAATGGTCTGGGGGGTTATGCCAAGGTTCTTGGACAGGTAAAACACTCTGTAACATGAGACTGTAAGGTGTACATGTCCTCACAGCACCTTAGGGCATTGAGACACTGAAAGTATTCCAGCCTGATGCTGAGATTCCCAATTGTAAAGTTTGGAATCACTTACCTGACTAGGTGATGATACACATACTGTGTCATCATGTTATGATGatattatattgcattatattatCAATATGTGTACATATATTGTATGATGATACATATCACTTACCTGCATAGCTGATTATATATTGTTTGATACAGTAGTAACTTattgttttaaatgaaaaatacattaaaagccCAAAGAAATTGTTTCCTTTCTGGAA contains:
- the TMF1 gene encoding TATA element modulatory factor, coding for MSWFNASQLSSFAKQALSQAQKSIDRVLDIQAEETPWPDAVIPDYGDGTNSLISGGWDTSSWGLNSTTEPQHQPVSPTAITKPVRRTVVDESENFFSAFLSPTDVQSIQKNPVVSKPPAKSQRPKEEVKSTLKESQHSSQLEGPVAAETEVKDSSGAVLDLKSLDIPKEKLEENAVLQSDGQHEASTNEATDKKVSALNFEEPEDSPTEKSSVGGDGAGGAPEGTAQPLGAGTKDLGLEGKERKTEDRQSNTPSPPISTFSSGTSTTSDIEVLDHESVISESSVSSRQEAADSKSSLHLMQTSFQLLSTSACADYNRLEDFQKMTESCGSSDAFERIDSFSVQSLDSRSVSEINSDDELSGRASASASVAVSPSVPKTETVDALKNKSENLNDAPVLHAEEAEMEESGRSATPVNSEQPDVVLVAAVQTVEEQVVKEEAEPQQDAGEPLVEQDTEKQELKKMIDALTEKLEKREIQLLSTSKERARLEEAYDNLKDEMFRMKEESSSLSSLKEEFAQRIADAEKKLQLACKERDAAKKEVKTVKEELATRLNTNETAELLKEKEEQIKGLMEEGEKLSKQQLQNSNIIKKLRAKEKERENINTKQSKRIKELEEELQHLKQVLDGKEDLEKQHRDSIKQLNSVVERQEKDLTKLQAQVEELEERNRSVQAALDSAYKEVADLHKANATKDSEAQEAALSREMKAKEELGLALEKAQEEARQQQEALAIQVADLRLALQRAEQQAARKEDYLRQEIGELQQRLQEAESRNQELSQSVTSATRPLLRQIENLQATLGAQTSAWEKLEKNLSDRLGESQTLLAAAAERERAATEELLANKIQMSSSESQNSLLRQENTRLQAQLEVERNKLKKMENENSRYEVELEGLKDEYAKTLEDAKKEKALLATQLEMEKMKVEQERKKAVLVQEAAKEKDRKTFTVETVSSTPSMSRSSSISGVDMAGLQTSFLSQDDPHDHSFGPITTSGSNLYDAIRMGSGSSVIENLQSQLKLREGEISHLQLEIGNLEKTRSIMAEELVKLTNQNDELEEKVKEVPKLRTQLKDLDQRYNTILQMYGEKAEEAEELRLDLEDVKNMYKTQIDELLKQRQN